The sequence TCAGGAATAATCCGTAAAAATGCTCAAAAAACCTGCCCCGCTGTCTCCGTAAAAACTCGTTGATTTAAACAAAAATTAATCTTTAGAGAACAATGTGATACTTTCGTTATGACAAAACCTAGTAACCCATAGGGCAGTCATCATGGTTAGGGATTGAGATCAGGTTCAACCTGCACCAACCCCATCCGCCATCTAGGGAACGAGTTCCAAAACCACCGGGGTATGATCACTGGGTTGTGCCCAACTGCGGGGTTCCCGGTCAATCCAACAGTTCTTGACCCCAGGACACAAGGAAGCACTAACCAAAATATGGTCAATCCGCCAGCCCTGGTTACGGCGAAATGCACCCGCCCGGTAGTCCCACCAGGTAAATTGCCCCGCCTCCTGGGAACATAACCGCAACCCATCATGGAAATTCAGGCTTAAAAAATTCGCAAATGCCTGCCGTTCCGGGGGGGAAGCCATAATATGTTCCGCTTTATTTTCTGGGTCATAAATATCCAAATCCGTTGGGGCAATGTTCCAATCCCCACAGACGCACACCGGCAAATTTAGGGATGCAAAATGACTTAAATACTGATGCAATGCCCGCAACCAACGTAATTTGTAATCATACTTCTCACTGCCCACACTTTGCCCATTGGGAACATAGATATTAATGATTTCTATGCCGTTAATTTGAGCGTGGATCAGTCGTTTTTGGGCATCCAAATCCCCAACCGCTTCTGCCCCTAAAACCGGCGTAAACCCAATCGAAATTGAAGTGGGTATGATTTTACTCAAAATAGCGACCCCATTGTAGGATTTCTGCCCCGCAACGGCACAGGTGTAACCAGGGAAACTATCCTGGGGAAATTGCTCATCCACTACTTTCGTTTCCTGCAAACATAAAATATCTACGGGATTCTTTTGTAACCACTGTTGAATATGCCCTAAACGAGTCCGAATTGAATTCACATTCCAAGTGGCAATTTGCATCATTCATTTAACCAAAACCCCTCCGTAGTATAGCACCGCATCCAGGCGATTTGACCAAGACTAAAATCCCCCCACCCATGCCCCTGACGGTATTGATTATTGATTAAATTACCCCGTGTTAAAGAACCTATCCCATGTCTGGGAAATGGTTTACCCTGTGCCCCGCACATGGGCATCCCTAAAAATAGGTCGCAGGGGTGTAGCCCCCGTCTGTGGTTCTCAATAATATTGACATTTCAGCGAAATAATCTGCCAATGCTGACAATACAGGGCACCTCTATAAAATTCAAAGTTAGCGGTCGCAAGCGCCCTTGGTTCTGGGTAATATGGGCATTCCCACGATGGGATTGATGATTGGTTCAAATAAATAGAGGTTCCCTTACATAGAGATGCCCAAATGTCTAATTTTTGAGGAGAAAAGCAGTCAAATGAAAAGGAGCC comes from Synechococcus sp. C9 and encodes:
- the xth gene encoding exodeoxyribonuclease III: MQIATWNVNSIRTRLGHIQQWLQKNPVDILCLQETKVVDEQFPQDSFPGYTCAVAGQKSYNGVAILSKIIPTSISIGFTPVLGAEAVGDLDAQKRLIHAQINGIEIINIYVPNGQSVGSEKYDYKLRWLRALHQYLSHFASLNLPVCVCGDWNIAPTDLDIYDPENKAEHIMASPPERQAFANFLSLNFHDGLRLCSQEAGQFTWWDYRAGAFRRNQGWRIDHILVSASLCPGVKNCWIDREPRSWAQPSDHTPVVLELVP